Within the Nocardioides humi genome, the region CAGCCGGTCATCCGCGCGTAGACCAGGGCGGGGTTGCGGGCCAGGCACGCGTCCGGACCGAGGCCGAGTCGCTCCGCGACTCCGGGCCGGTAGCCCTCGGTCACGATCTGGGCGTTCTCGACGAGGGTGAGGACGGCCTCGGCCGCGTCGGGGTGCTTGAGGTCGATGGCGACCGACTGCTTGCCTCGGTTGAGGAAGTCCAGCGCGGGGTCCATCGCCTCGGTGCCCTGGGCGTCGACAGCGGGCCGGTCGACCCGGACCACCTCGGCGCCCAGGTCGGCGAGCAGCATGGTGGCGTAGGCGCTGGGCCCCAGCGCGCCGAGCTCGAGCACGCGCAGACCTGCGAGTGGGCCGGTCATGGGGTTCCTCCTCCGCCGACGGGGTCAGGTGCCGGCGGCTCAGGAACCTACCACTGTTCGGAAAGACTCTGGCCGAGGTATTCCAAACGCTGTATGGTTATTTTGCCCGCCGCAGTCCGCGGGCCACCGCACGAGCGAGAGGTCGCCGATGTCAACCGATGCACCCGTCAAGTACTCGCGGACGCCGTACCTGGTCGTCCAGCGCGACAACGCGGTCCGCAAGGACGTCTATGGAACGATCGACGACTCGGTCGTCCTCCACGCGCAGCTGCTGCGTGGTGAGCAGGACTCCGACACCTGTGTGGTCGCGATGCACCCCATCGGGTCGCCCGGCTACCTGCCGATGTTCTCCGGTCTCGCGCGGGCCGGCTACCACGTCGTGGCCAGCGACACCCGCTACGGCAACGGCGACGCCGCCCTGATCATGGAGAACGTGCTGCTCGACCTGGGCGCGGTCGTCAAGGACGCGCGGGAGCGACTCGGCTACCGCAAGGTGATCCTGGCCGGGTGGAGCGGCGGCGGGTCGCTGATGATGGGCTACCAGGGCGAGGCCGAGAAGCCGGTCATCACGCAGACCGGTGCGGGGGAGTACACGCCGCTGGCGGACGCCCAGCTCAGCGCGGCCGACGGTGTCATGATCCTGGCCGCGCACCGCAGCCGTCATCACCTGCTGACCGACTTCCTCGACGCGTCGATCCTCGACGAGTCCCGGCCCGACGTCCGCGACCCGGAGCTGAACCTGTACGCCGGCGACAACCCGAACCAGCCGCCGTACTCCGCCGACTTCGTGGCTGCCTACCGGGCGGCGCAGCGGGCCCGCAGTGCCCGGATCACGGCCTATGCACAGGAGCGGCTGGCCGATCTGAAGGCGCAGGGCCGCGAGCACGAGGAGCACTGCTTCGTCGTCCAGGGCACCATGGCCGACCCGCGCTGGCTGGACGGCGCGGTCGACCCCAACGACCGCGCCCCGGGCTCCTACCTCGGCGATCCGCGGCTGGTCAACGACGGCCCGTCGGCGCTGGGCCGCTACACGACGACCCGCAGCTGGCTGTCGCAGTGGTCCTTCGACACCGCCCAGGTGGACGCCGTCGACGCGGCCGCCCGGGTGACCAAGCCGGTGCTGATCCTGGAGAACTCGCGGGACGACGCCTGCCCGCCGGCGCACCCGAAGGCGATCTACGAGGCCCTCCCGACCGCCGAGAAGCAGTACAGCGTGATCGAGGGCGCGAACCACTACTACAGCGGTCAGAAGAAGCACCTCCAGTCGGCGATCGACCACATCGACGGGTGGATGGTGCAGAACGGCTTCGGCCGGTGACCGCGGCCGCACTCGAGGGGCTCCGGGTCCTGGAGGTCGGCCACATCATCAGCGGTCCTTTCTGCGGGCACCTCTTCGCTGATCAGGGCGCCGAGGTCATCAAGGTCGAGCCGGCCGAGGGTGACGCGATGCGGACCTGGGGCGGGATGTACAAGGGCGTCGGCCTGTACTGGCCGGTGATCGGGCGTGGCAAGAAGTCGGTCACCATGGACCTGCGTACGCCGGCGGACCAGGTGCTCTTCCGCGAGCTGGCGCGGACCGCCGACGTCGTGATCGAGAACTTCCGGCCGGGCACCCTGGAGCGCTGGGGGGTCGGTCCCGACGACCTGCGTGCCGTGAACCCCGACCTCATCCTGGTGCGGATCACCGGCTACGGGCAGACCGGGCCGATGCGCGACGTGGCCGGCTTCGGCTCGATCGCCGAGGCGATGAGCGGCTTCCGCCACCTCTCCGGCGAGCCGGACCGGCCTCCGGTGCGGGTCGGCGTCTCGATCGGCGACGCGCTCGCCGGGACCCAGGGCTTCGTCGGGGCCCTGCTCGCGCTGCTGGCGGGCCACCTGCGCCCGGACCGGCCGCGGGGTCAGGTCGTCGACGTCGCGCTCTACGAGGCGATGTGGATGTACATGGAGGGGATCGTCCCCGAGTTCGCCAAGCTCGGCCAGGTCCGCGGGCCGTCCGGCCCGCTGCTCCCGGGCATCGCGCCGTCGAGTGTCTACCCGACGCTGGACGGGCAGTGGGTGGTGATGGGCGCCAACAAGGACAATGTCTTCGCCCGTCTGGCCGAGGTGATGAGCCGGCCGGACTGGGTCGCCACCGACGGCCCGTACCGGGCCCACGGCCAACGCGGTGCGGCGCAGCTCGAGCTGGACGCGGCGATCGCGGAGTGGACCGCGCGCCACGGCATCGACGAGCTGCTCGCCCTGCTGGAGGACGCCGGCGTGCCCGCGGGCCGGATCTACACCGCGCCCGACATCCTGGCCGATCCGCACTACCGCGCGCGGGAGATGGTGATCGACGTCGCCACCCCGGCGCTCGATGACGAGACGGTGCCGATGCAGGGCGTCGTGCCGAAGCTCTCGCACACCCCGGGCCGGGTCTCCCGAGGCGCGCCGCGGCTGGGTGAGCACAACGCGGAGCTCCTCGACGAGCTCCGGGCCGAGGTCGCGGAGAGGCTCGCGGCGACCGGGAGCTGAATCAAACGGTGAGTGGTTGACCCAATAACCAAAGACTGTTAGGTTCTTGGTTGTCCGAAAGGGTGCGCGGACGCAGCGCACGATGCCGAGAAAGAGGGATCCCATGAAGTTCAACCTGATGTCGCTGGGTGATCTCGTCACCGACCCGGTCACCGGTGAGCGCAGCACGAACGCACGGCGCTACCAGATGTTCCCGGAGATGGCGCAGATCGCCGAGGGCGTCGGCTTCAACGGCATCAACATGGGCGAGCACCACGGCATCGAGTACATCTACTCCGCGCCGCCGGTCGTCCTCGCGGCGATCGCCGAGCGCACCAGCACGCTCCGCCTCGGCACGGCGGTCACGCTGCTCGCCAACCTCGACGCGCTGCGCGTCGCGGAGGACTACGCGACCGTCGACGTCCTCTCCCAGGGCCGGGTCGACGTCGTGCACGGCCGGGGCAACTTCTTCGCCTCGACCTACACCCTCTTCGGCCAGGAGCTCGAGGAGTCGGCCGACCGGTTCAAGGAGAACGCCGAGCTGCTCGACCAGCTGTGGCGCGGGGAGCCCGTGCACTGGTCGGGCCGGTTCCGCCCCTCGATCAACGGCGAGACCCTCCAGCCGGCACCGGTGCAGGCCGCGGCCGACTGCATGTGGATCGGTGGCGGCAGCTCGCTCGAGTCGGTCGAGCTCGCCGCCCGCCTCGGCTGGAAGCTGATGCTGCCCAGTGCCTTCGGCGACCCGTCCTTCTTCACCAAGGTCGTCGACCACTACCTCGCCGTGTGGGAGCAGGTCGGCCATGACTGGGAGCCCGAGATCGGCGCCGGCTGGCACGTCTGGGTCGCGCCCGAGAGCCAGAAGGCCCGTTCGCAGTGGGAGCCCCGCTATGCGGCGTACCACGCCTGGATGAACGACCTTCTCGGCAAGGTGAACCCGTCGATCCCGAAGCAGAACCAGCGGGCGTTCAACTTCGAGTGGCTCACCACCAAGGGTCCTGCCATCGTCGGCAGCCCCGACGAGGTCGTCGAGCGGATCGCCTCGCTCTCCGAGCTGCTCAAGGTGACCACCCACCTCGCCTACATGGACATGGGCGGCATGCCCGAGGGCGAGCTCTTCGAGGCGATCCAGCTGTTCGGCGAGAAGGTCATCCCCCAGCTGGCCTGACGGTCGTCCCCTCCCGTTCGTCCCTCCACCAGCCAGGAGCTGCCGTGCCCGAGAAGGTCCCTGCCGGCGTCGCGTCATTCGCCCTGACCGGGAAGGTGGCCGTGGTGACCGGTGCGAGCTCTGGTCTCGGCGCCGGGTTCGCCCGGGCCCTCGCCGCGGCGGGCGCGGACGTGGTGCTCGCCGCCCGCCGAGAGGACCGGCTGACCGCGCTCGCCGAGGAGCTCCGCTCCGGTGGCACCCGCGCCCTCGCTGTGCGCTGCGACGTCGCGTCCCCCGAGGACTGCGCGGCGGTCGTCGACCGGGCCGTCGCCGAGCTCGGCGCCATCGACATCCTGGTCAACAACGCGGGCGTCGGGACCGCCGTCCCCGCGCTGAAGGAGACCCCCGAGCAGTTCCGCGGCGTCATCGACGTCAACCTGCTCGGCGCCTACTGGATGGCGCAGGCAGCCGGCGCGGTGATGCGGCCGGGCTCCAGCATCGTCAACATCGCCAGCGTGCTGGCGCTGATCAAGTCCTTCGCCCCCCAAGCCGCGTACGCCGCCAGCAAGGCCGGACTCGTCGGCCTCACCCGGGACCTGGCCCAGCAGTGGTCGGGCCGCCGAGGCATCCGGGTCAACGCCATCGCGCCGGGCTACTTCGTCACCGACATGACCGACGAGATCCCGCGGCCGATGCTCGACGAGTTCGTCGGCCACCACTCGCCGCTCGGTCGGCTGGGCGAGCCGCACGAGCTCGACGGCGCGCTGCTCTTCCTGGCGAGCGACGCCTCGTCGTACGTCACGGGCATCACGCTCCCGGTCGACGGCGGCATGTCGGGTCACTGACCCACACCCCACCCTCGCAAGGAGGAGCGATGACCTCGCCCACCACCGCGCCCGCGCTGCCGGCCCCGGCCGCCGGGAGCGACGATCTCGACCTGCTCGCCGCGATCGAGCAGCGGGTGCTCTGGCTGGCCACCGCCATGATCGACCACGCGAACCGGCGGCCGAACGCCTCGGGGCTCAAGGTCGGCGGCCACCAAGCCTCCAGCGCGTCGATGGTGAGCATCATGACCGCGCTGTGGTTCACGCGGCTGCGGCCCGAGGACCGGGTCTCGGTCAAGCCACACGCCTCGCCGGCGCTGCACGCGGTCAACCACCTGCTCGGCGACCTCGACGCGTCGTACCTGACCCGGCTGCGGGAGTTCGGCGGCCTGCAGAGCTATCCGAGCCGGACCAAGGACCCCGACCGCGTCGACTACTCGACCGGATCGGTCGGGATCGGTGCCACGGCGCCGATCTGGGGCGCCGTGGCCCGCCGCTACGTCGACGACCGCACGCCCGTCCCCGCGCAGCGGCGGGGCCGGCAGTACTCGCTGGTCGGCGACGCCGAGCTCGACGAGGGCGCGGTCTGGGAGGCGGTGCTGGACCCCGGCACCGCCGACCTCGGCGAGGTGGTGTGGATCGTCGACCTGAACCGCCAGTCGCTCGACCGGGTGGTCCCCAATATCGCGGTGTCCCGGCTGCAGCGGATGTTCGACGCCGCGGGTTGGCAGGTGCTCACCGTGAAGTACGGCGGCCGGCTGCAGCGACTCTTCGAGCGACCGGACGGCGTGCTGCTCGAGCAGCGCATCGACACCATGTCGAACCCGGAGTACCAGCGGTTGCTGCGCTGCGGCGCCGAGGAGATCCGGGAGCGGTTGCCCGGCGGCG harbors:
- a CDS encoding alpha/beta hydrolase — translated: MSTDAPVKYSRTPYLVVQRDNAVRKDVYGTIDDSVVLHAQLLRGEQDSDTCVVAMHPIGSPGYLPMFSGLARAGYHVVASDTRYGNGDAALIMENVLLDLGAVVKDARERLGYRKVILAGWSGGGSLMMGYQGEAEKPVITQTGAGEYTPLADAQLSAADGVMILAAHRSRHHLLTDFLDASILDESRPDVRDPELNLYAGDNPNQPPYSADFVAAYRAAQRARSARITAYAQERLADLKAQGREHEEHCFVVQGTMADPRWLDGAVDPNDRAPGSYLGDPRLVNDGPSALGRYTTTRSWLSQWSFDTAQVDAVDAAARVTKPVLILENSRDDACPPAHPKAIYEALPTAEKQYSVIEGANHYYSGQKKHLQSAIDHIDGWMVQNGFGR
- a CDS encoding CaiB/BaiF CoA transferase family protein, which encodes MTAAALEGLRVLEVGHIISGPFCGHLFADQGAEVIKVEPAEGDAMRTWGGMYKGVGLYWPVIGRGKKSVTMDLRTPADQVLFRELARTADVVIENFRPGTLERWGVGPDDLRAVNPDLILVRITGYGQTGPMRDVAGFGSIAEAMSGFRHLSGEPDRPPVRVGVSIGDALAGTQGFVGALLALLAGHLRPDRPRGQVVDVALYEAMWMYMEGIVPEFAKLGQVRGPSGPLLPGIAPSSVYPTLDGQWVVMGANKDNVFARLAEVMSRPDWVATDGPYRAHGQRGAAQLELDAAIAEWTARHGIDELLALLEDAGVPAGRIYTAPDILADPHYRAREMVIDVATPALDDETVPMQGVVPKLSHTPGRVSRGAPRLGEHNAELLDELRAEVAERLAATGS
- a CDS encoding LLM class flavin-dependent oxidoreductase; this translates as MKFNLMSLGDLVTDPVTGERSTNARRYQMFPEMAQIAEGVGFNGINMGEHHGIEYIYSAPPVVLAAIAERTSTLRLGTAVTLLANLDALRVAEDYATVDVLSQGRVDVVHGRGNFFASTYTLFGQELEESADRFKENAELLDQLWRGEPVHWSGRFRPSINGETLQPAPVQAAADCMWIGGGSSLESVELAARLGWKLMLPSAFGDPSFFTKVVDHYLAVWEQVGHDWEPEIGAGWHVWVAPESQKARSQWEPRYAAYHAWMNDLLGKVNPSIPKQNQRAFNFEWLTTKGPAIVGSPDEVVERIASLSELLKVTTHLAYMDMGGMPEGELFEAIQLFGEKVIPQLA
- a CDS encoding SDR family NAD(P)-dependent oxidoreductase, whose amino-acid sequence is MPEKVPAGVASFALTGKVAVVTGASSGLGAGFARALAAAGADVVLAARREDRLTALAEELRSGGTRALAVRCDVASPEDCAAVVDRAVAELGAIDILVNNAGVGTAVPALKETPEQFRGVIDVNLLGAYWMAQAAGAVMRPGSSIVNIASVLALIKSFAPQAAYAASKAGLVGLTRDLAQQWSGRRGIRVNAIAPGYFVTDMTDEIPRPMLDEFVGHHSPLGRLGEPHELDGALLFLASDASSYVTGITLPVDGGMSGH